One window of Salmo salar chromosome ssa11, Ssal_v3.1, whole genome shotgun sequence genomic DNA carries:
- the LOC106562816 gene encoding uncharacterized protein isoform X4, with protein MKNNTPYKHVTDDIHPRLVSNKEHCGHLVRPLEANDVTPKKIRAIQFLTRINDGDKLDVSFDSQEDLTALESALSVLDSIREELPVPQKDLERVHKCIREMAAGKLMVKRQGAGQDAEEGDCPSDPQPEDHLVPTTEEKASRHKPSVPSPPPGGVQLTRSQLMAVYTALAEEQREPVTFAELEVEREVKEENAGKGSAVVDQELPLLHLSESPRCGQQRRPSG; from the exons ATGAAAAATAACACACCGTATAAACATGTAACCGACGACATACATCCACGTCTGGTCTCGAACAAGGAACATTGTG GTCATCTGGTTCGGCCGTTGGAAGCCAACgatgtcacacccaagaagatcAGAGCAATACAGTTCCTCACCAGGATAAATGATGGTGACAAACTCG ACGTCTCTTTTGACTCGCAGGAGGACCTCACGGCGCTGGAGTCTGCTCTGAGCGTATTGGATAGCATCCGCGAGGAGTTGCCGGTTCCCCAGAAAGACTTGGAGAGAGTACATAAGTGTATCAGAGAGATG GCTGCCGGAAAGTTGATGGTGAAGAGACAGGGGGCAGGACAGGATGCAGAGGAAGGAGACTGTCCCTCAGACCCTCAGCCAGAGGATCACCTTGTACCGACAACAGAGGAGAAGGCATCCAGACACAAACCCAG TGTTCCCAGTCCCCCTCCTGGTGGTGTCCAGCTGACCCGCAGCCAGCTGATGGCCGTTTATACAGCCCTGGCCGAGGAGCAGAGGGAGCCCGTGACCTTTGCCGAGCTGGAAGTGGAAAGGGAGGTGAAGGAGGAGAACGCAGGAAAAGGAAGTGCTGTTGTGGACCAAGAGTTACCTCTCCTGCACCTCTCCGAAAGCCCCAG ATGTGGACAGCAGAGGAGACCGAGTGGGTGA
- the LOC106562816 gene encoding uncharacterized protein isoform X3 has product MKNNTPYKHVTDDIHPRLVSNKEHCGHLVRPLEANDVTPKKIRAIQFLTRINDGDKLDVSFDSQEDLTALESALSVLDSIREELPVPQKDLERVHKCIREMAAGKLMVKRQGAGQDAEEGDCPSDPQPEDHLVPTTEEKASRHKPSPPSSLNCLTRSPSSVPSPPPGGVQLTRSQLMAVYTALAEEQREPVTFAELEVEREVKEENAGKGSAVVDQELPLLHLSESPRCGQQRRPSG; this is encoded by the exons ATGAAAAATAACACACCGTATAAACATGTAACCGACGACATACATCCACGTCTGGTCTCGAACAAGGAACATTGTG GTCATCTGGTTCGGCCGTTGGAAGCCAACgatgtcacacccaagaagatcAGAGCAATACAGTTCCTCACCAGGATAAATGATGGTGACAAACTCG ACGTCTCTTTTGACTCGCAGGAGGACCTCACGGCGCTGGAGTCTGCTCTGAGCGTATTGGATAGCATCCGCGAGGAGTTGCCGGTTCCCCAGAAAGACTTGGAGAGAGTACATAAGTGTATCAGAGAGATG GCTGCCGGAAAGTTGATGGTGAAGAGACAGGGGGCAGGACAGGATGCAGAGGAAGGAGACTGTCCCTCAGACCCTCAGCCAGAGGATCACCTTGTACCGACAACAGAGGAGAAGGCATCCAGACACAAACCCAG tcctcccAGTAGTCTAAACTGCCTGACTCGCTCTCCCTCCAGTGTTCCCAGTCCCCCTCCTGGTGGTGTCCAGCTGACCCGCAGCCAGCTGATGGCCGTTTATACAGCCCTGGCCGAGGAGCAGAGGGAGCCCGTGACCTTTGCCGAGCTGGAAGTGGAAAGGGAGGTGAAGGAGGAGAACGCAGGAAAAGGAAGTGCTGTTGTGGACCAAGAGTTACCTCTCCTGCACCTCTCCGAAAGCCCCAG ATGTGGACAGCAGAGGAGACCGAGTGGGTGA
- the LOC106562816 gene encoding uncharacterized protein isoform X1 — MWRQKENMESGVDRGPDVECVVNRWTVDYYISVALEAFRNEQYPDFCQIRDILQCHLVRPLEANDVTPKKIRAIQFLTRINDGDKLDVSFDSQEDLTALESALSVLDSIREELPVPQKDLERVHKCIREMAAGKLMVKRQGAGQDAEEGDCPSDPQPEDHLVPTTEEKASRHKPSPPSSLNCLTRSPSSVPSPPPGGVQLTRSQLMAVYTALAEEQREPVTFAELEVEREVKEENAGKGSAVVDQELPLLHLSESPRCGQQRRPSG; from the exons ATGTGGCGGCAAAAGGAAAACATGGAGTCCGGTGTGGACCGCGGACCAGATGTGGAATGTGTCGTTAACCGTTGGACGGTGGATTATTATATATCTGTGGCGTTGGAGGCTTTCAGGAATGAACAGTATCCTGATTTCTGTCAGATCAGAGACATCCTTCAAT GTCATCTGGTTCGGCCGTTGGAAGCCAACgatgtcacacccaagaagatcAGAGCAATACAGTTCCTCACCAGGATAAATGATGGTGACAAACTCG ACGTCTCTTTTGACTCGCAGGAGGACCTCACGGCGCTGGAGTCTGCTCTGAGCGTATTGGATAGCATCCGCGAGGAGTTGCCGGTTCCCCAGAAAGACTTGGAGAGAGTACATAAGTGTATCAGAGAGATG GCTGCCGGAAAGTTGATGGTGAAGAGACAGGGGGCAGGACAGGATGCAGAGGAAGGAGACTGTCCCTCAGACCCTCAGCCAGAGGATCACCTTGTACCGACAACAGAGGAGAAGGCATCCAGACACAAACCCAG tcctcccAGTAGTCTAAACTGCCTGACTCGCTCTCCCTCCAGTGTTCCCAGTCCCCCTCCTGGTGGTGTCCAGCTGACCCGCAGCCAGCTGATGGCCGTTTATACAGCCCTGGCCGAGGAGCAGAGGGAGCCCGTGACCTTTGCCGAGCTGGAAGTGGAAAGGGAGGTGAAGGAGGAGAACGCAGGAAAAGGAAGTGCTGTTGTGGACCAAGAGTTACCTCTCCTGCACCTCTCCGAAAGCCCCAG ATGTGGACAGCAGAGGAGACCGAGTGGGTGA
- the LOC106562816 gene encoding telomeric repeat-binding factor 2 isoform X2 — MWRQKENMESGVDRGPDVECVVNRWTVDYYISVALEAFRNEQYPDFCQIRDILQCHLVRPLEANDVTPKKIRAIQFLTRINDGDKLDVSFDSQEDLTALESALSVLDSIREELPVPQKDLERVHKCIREMAAGKLMVKRQGAGQDAEEGDCPSDPQPEDHLVPTTEEKASRHKPSVPSPPPGGVQLTRSQLMAVYTALAEEQREPVTFAELEVEREVKEENAGKGSAVVDQELPLLHLSESPRCGQQRRPSG; from the exons ATGTGGCGGCAAAAGGAAAACATGGAGTCCGGTGTGGACCGCGGACCAGATGTGGAATGTGTCGTTAACCGTTGGACGGTGGATTATTATATATCTGTGGCGTTGGAGGCTTTCAGGAATGAACAGTATCCTGATTTCTGTCAGATCAGAGACATCCTTCAAT GTCATCTGGTTCGGCCGTTGGAAGCCAACgatgtcacacccaagaagatcAGAGCAATACAGTTCCTCACCAGGATAAATGATGGTGACAAACTCG ACGTCTCTTTTGACTCGCAGGAGGACCTCACGGCGCTGGAGTCTGCTCTGAGCGTATTGGATAGCATCCGCGAGGAGTTGCCGGTTCCCCAGAAAGACTTGGAGAGAGTACATAAGTGTATCAGAGAGATG GCTGCCGGAAAGTTGATGGTGAAGAGACAGGGGGCAGGACAGGATGCAGAGGAAGGAGACTGTCCCTCAGACCCTCAGCCAGAGGATCACCTTGTACCGACAACAGAGGAGAAGGCATCCAGACACAAACCCAG TGTTCCCAGTCCCCCTCCTGGTGGTGTCCAGCTGACCCGCAGCCAGCTGATGGCCGTTTATACAGCCCTGGCCGAGGAGCAGAGGGAGCCCGTGACCTTTGCCGAGCTGGAAGTGGAAAGGGAGGTGAAGGAGGAGAACGCAGGAAAAGGAAGTGCTGTTGTGGACCAAGAGTTACCTCTCCTGCACCTCTCCGAAAGCCCCAG ATGTGGACAGCAGAGGAGACCGAGTGGGTGA
- the nip7 gene encoding 60S ribosome subunit biogenesis protein NIP7 homolog (The RefSeq protein has 1 substitution compared to this genomic sequence) — translation MRPLTDDETKTMFEKLSKYIGENIKLLVDRPDGTYCFRLHNDRVYYISERILKLATNITRGKLVSVGTCFGKFIKTIKFRLHITALDFLAPYAKFKVWVKPGQEQSFLYGNHVLKSGLGRITENTNQYQGVVVYSMADVPLGFGVAAKSTQECRRVDPMSIVVFHQADIGEFIRSEDTLT, via the exons ATGAGACCTTTAACAGACGACGAGACAAAAACGATGTTTGAGAAACTGTCTAAATA CATTGGTGAGAACATCAAACTCCTGGTGGATAGACCCGATGGGACATATTGCTTCAGACTTCACAATGATCGTGTATATTACATCAG tgagaGAATTCTGAAGTTGGCCACCAACATCACACGTGGTAAGTTGGTGTCGGTGGGCACCTGCTTTGGAAAGTTCACCAAGACCATCAAGTTCCGCCTGCATATCACAGCACTGGACTTCCTGGCACCGTATGCCAAG tTCAAGGTGTGGGTTAAGCCTGGGCAGGAGCAGTCCTTCCTCTATGGGAACCATGTGTTGAAGTCTGGTCTGGGGAGGATCACAGAGAACACTAACCAATACCAGGGCGTGGTGGTGTATTCCATGGCAGACGTACCGCTG GGTTTTGGAGTGGCAGCCAAGTCGACCCAGGAGTGCAGAAGAGTGGATCCCATGTCCATCGTTGTGTTCCACCAGGCAGACATTGGAGAGTTCATCAGGTCCGAGGACACGCTCACATAA
- the LOC123723971 gene encoding conserved oligomeric Golgi complex subunit 8: MCLLQGIVHEVRQSAQLMLNQLLQQLRSNSQLPVCLRVIGYLRRIDVFTEAEQRVKFLQARGSWQRVKFLQARGSWLRSILSTVPDDDPYCHITKTIEACRVCNPASVI, from the coding sequence ATGTGTCTTCTTCAGGGAATCGTCCACGAAGTGCGTCAGTCAGCTCAGCTCATGCTGAACCAGCTGTTGCAGCAGCTACGTAGCAACTCCCAACTTcctgtgtgcctgcgtgtgaTTGGCTACCTGCGCAGGATCGACGTGTTCACGGAGGCGGAGCAACGGGTCAAGTTCCTGCAGGCGCGGGGCAGCTGGCAACGGGTCAAGTTCCTGCAGGCGCGGGGCAGCTGGCTCCGTTCCATCCTGTCCACGGTCCCCGATGATGACCCTTACTGCCACATCACCAAGACCATCGAGGCCTGTCGCGTGTGTAACCCGGCTTCAGTTATCTAG